The genomic interval GCTGGCGATGATGCTGATGGTGGCGCTGGAGAAGGTGTGAGCGGTCCCGTTCCTTCGGCGGCGGTGCTGAACGCGCGGCCGCTGCGCAACGAGGAGAGTGCGAGCTGGGAGCTGGAGGATGGCTTGGCAGTCATCACCCACGCCAAGGAGTTCTCGCGGCTCGAAGGGTGGGTGCGCGACCGCATCGGCGGGCCGGGGGAGCTGCGGCGGCCGCTCGACCGCTTCACCACCTTCCTGTGGCTGAAGTGCGACGGCGCGCACACGGTCGCCGGTCTGGTTGCGGCGCTCGAGGCGGAGTTTGGCGAGGAGGCGGCCCCCGCCGCGGAACGGGTGCAGAAGTGGCTGCAGCGGATGCTCGAGCTGGGGCTGCTGCGGCTGGAGTCTGGAAAATGAGGGTGCTGCGCTGCCCCGACTGCGGCTCGACCGATATTGACTACGAGGCGGGGCTGGTCACCGGCAGTAAATACCGCTGCCAGAAATGCGGTTACATGGGGGCGCTGGTAATCGAGGAGGAAATCCCGGATGGCTGAACCGCGCTTCGATTGGGAGAGCGGCATCGACGCGCTGGCGCCGCATCTTTCCGGCGCGAAGCGCATCGGGCTGCAGGTTCCCGAGGGGCTGCGCCCGCGCGCGCCTGACATCGTAGCGCGGCTGGCGCAGCTGAGCGGCGCAGAGGTGCTGTTGTGGGGCGACCCCACCTTCGGCGCCTGCGACCTGGCCGACCGCCCGCTCTCGGAAGTGGGCGTCGACGCGCTGGTGCATCTCGGCCACCTGCCGATGCCGTATCACGCCGACTGCTATGCGGTGCCGGTGCACTTCGTCCCGGTGCAGCACATCGGCGCGCTCGTGCTCCCCCGCAAGGCCATCGCCCGACTGCACGAGCTGCTGCCAGAGGCCATCGGTGTCGTTACGACCGCGCAGCACTTGCACTTGCTCGGGGAGCTGCAGGAGCGGCTCGCCACGGCGGGCTTCGCGCCCGAGGTGGGCGAAGGCGGCCCGCGGCTAGCGGCGCCGGGGCAGCTGCTCGGCTGCAACTCGGCGGCGGCGCGCACGCTTGACGTTCCCGGCTATCTCTATCTTGGCACCGGCATCTTCCACCCGCTGACCGTCGCGCTCTCGACCGGCAAGCCGGTGGTGTGCCTTGACCCGCACAGCGGTGCGGTGACGGCGGCGGACGCCGATCGCTTCCTGCGGCAGCGCTACGCGGCGATTGTCGCGGGTGGGCGGGCGCAGCGCTGGGCGGTGATGTTCTCGACGCAAATCGGCCAGGAGCGGCTGGCGCTGGCGGAGCGCCTGGCGGGGGAGCTGCGCGACGCGGGCCACGAAGCGCTGCTCATCGGCGGCATCCACCAGTCCGAAGGCCAGCTCGCGGGGCTTGGCATCGGCGCGGCGGTGATTACCGCCTGCCCGCGGGTCGCCATCGAGGATGGCCCGACGTGGAGCATCCCACTACTGACGGTGCCGGAGCTGCAAATCCTGCTCGGAAGGCGCGAGTCGGAGCCATATCCCTTCGATGAATTCCCGTAACGCCAATCTCTTAAAGTGGGAGCAGGACTCGCCGGCCGATGGCTGCGCTGCAAGTCGAGAACGTTATCGCCTCCTCGAGCCTCGGCAAGGAGGTTGAACTGGTGCGGCTCGGGAGCGAGCTGGAGCACGCCCAGTATACCCGCGGGCTGACTCCTTCCGTGATTGTTGACCTTGACGGCGACGGCGCTGGCGGGCGTACCGGACTGGTGTTCGGCAGCGGCAAGCTCTACGTCACGGGCGTCGAGGACCTGACTGCCGGCCGCGAGGCGGTCACGCAGCTCCGCAAGGCCATCAAGGCGCTTGACCCCAAGGTGAGCCTGCGCAAGGGCGTCAAGCTGGAGAATATGGTGACGCGCGCCGACTTGGGTACGACGCTCGACCTGGCCGCAATCGCGGCGGCTGTCCCCGCTGCCGACTACGACCCGGCCCGCTTCACGGGGGTGGTGATGCGGCTCGACGAACCTTCCGCCAGTTTCATCCTCTTCCGCTCCGGCATCGTGGTTGTAACCGACGTCAGCAGCGAAACTCGTGCCCGCAGCGCACTGAAGGCGCTCAACAAGTTCCTGCATGCGGCGTCACTGATTGGGTAAAGTGGGTGGTAATGCTGGTGACACGCGAATCGCACAGCTGGCCAGCGCCATTGAGCAGGCGGTCGCTTCCGCAACGAGCGGCCCCGCGACGGTCGCGTTTTCGGGTGGCGTCGACTCCTCGCTGGTCGCAATGCTGGCGTCGCGCCATGCCGAAGTGGAGCTGCTGGTGGTTGGCACGCCGGGCGCGCACGACCTCGCCGCGGCGGAGGAATCGGCAGCGCTGCTTAATTTAAATATTCGTCGCCTTGAGATTTCTCCCACGCAAATGGTCGCCGCTAGCCAGGAACTGGCCGCGACGCTGAGGCTTTCGCAGCAGGAAGTCGAGTTCCTGCTCCCCTTCTGGCTGGTCGCCCGCGAGGCGACCCACCCGTGTCTGCTCTGCGGTCAGGGCGCCGACGAACTTTTTGGCGGCTACGACCGCTTCCGGCGCCCCGGCGCGACCCCCGACCTCGCCGTGGAGGTGGCAGACTTGCAGGCGCGGCTGACGCAGCGCGAAGAAATCATCACGCGCCACTTCGACCGCGAGGTGGCGTGCCCGTATCTCGACGCGCGCGTCATCGCCGCCGCTGAAGCGTTCCCGCAGGCGGAGCGCATCGCCGCGCCCGGCAAGGCGCCGTTGCGCGCGGCCGCCACAACGCTGGGATTGCCGGCGCCAGTCGCGCAGCGGCCGAAGAAGGCAGCGCAATACGGCAGCGGCGCGCAGAAGGCGATTCGTGGCGCGCAGCAGCAGCGGCTGAGGCTGACGCTGCGCTTCTCCTCCGCGGCGGTCGCCGCGGCGGTCGCTGCCGCGACCGGTCCCGACAACGCGGGCTGGGTGACGCTCGAACGCGACGGCGCGACGCTTGCGGTGCGCATCGTCGCCGCCAGCGTCGGGAGCCTGCGCGAGGCGGCCGAGGACTTCCTGGCGTGCGCCTCGCTCGCCGCCCGCGTGGCCGAAAAGGACTAGGCGCGGCCGCTGCTGGGTCGCTATGCAGGACCCCTACCCCGCGGGGCGACCGTTCCCGCCGCCCGTCGTGGCGTTGTCAGCGCTGGCCGCCGGCTTCGCGCTGGAGCACTACCAGCCGGCGCCGCTCGGGCTGGGGCTGGCCGGTTTCGCCGCTGGCGCGCTTATCGTCGGGGGCAGCGTGCTGCTGGCCATGTGGGCCGTGCTCACTTTCCGG from Candidatus Poseidoniia archaeon carries:
- a CDS encoding PqqD family protein codes for the protein MSGPVPSAAVLNARPLRNEESASWELEDGLAVITHAKEFSRLEGWVRDRIGGPGELRRPLDRFTTFLWLKCDGAHTVAGLVAALEAEFGEEAAPAAERVQKWLQRMLELGLLRLESGK
- the dph2 gene encoding diphthamide biosynthesis enzyme Dph2, with amino-acid sequence MAEPRFDWESGIDALAPHLSGAKRIGLQVPEGLRPRAPDIVARLAQLSGAEVLLWGDPTFGACDLADRPLSEVGVDALVHLGHLPMPYHADCYAVPVHFVPVQHIGALVLPRKAIARLHELLPEAIGVVTTAQHLHLLGELQERLATAGFAPEVGEGGPRLAAPGQLLGCNSAAARTLDVPGYLYLGTGIFHPLTVALSTGKPVVCLDPHSGAVTAADADRFLRQRYAAIVAGGRAQRWAVMFSTQIGQERLALAERLAGELRDAGHEALLIGGIHQSEGQLAGLGIGAAVITACPRVAIEDGPTWSIPLLTVPELQILLGRRESEPYPFDEFP
- a CDS encoding KEOPS complex subunit Pcc1; amino-acid sequence: MGGNAGDTRIAQLASAIEQAVASATSGPATVAFSGGVDSSLVAMLASRHAEVELLVVGTPGAHDLAAAEESAALLNLNIRRLEISPTQMVAASQELAATLRLSQQEVEFLLPFWLVAREATHPCLLCGQGADELFGGYDRFRRPGATPDLAVEVADLQARLTQREEIITRHFDREVACPYLDARVIAAAEAFPQAERIAAPGKAPLRAAATTLGLPAPVAQRPKKAAQYGSGAQKAIRGAQQQRLRLTLRFSSAAVAAAVAAATGPDNAGWVTLERDGATLAVRIVAASVGSLREAAEDFLACASLAARVAEKD